A stretch of Mytilus edulis chromosome 11, xbMytEdul2.2, whole genome shotgun sequence DNA encodes these proteins:
- the LOC139495649 gene encoding uncharacterized protein: MDKGQYVKLTVAIIITGMCFMMYCGVFNNIIELKWNVNTTLITLKLNTQLVEMKLNTEPFHSCTGLNCTNFFKSYFWKKNYKSVVFLGDSCMYRLFLAILGKKRPCKVQKQAGRCNLISYLGQQRRSNWTKPSSAEGPVGYGLTHPFCTDCSGCNSALFHCGEIKIEYISVEYARDVEIQSTIGNTTQEAVSLYFNSNFTNVCVVNSGFHDMVLPALTDQLYVKNVQFYVQHLVHTCQNVIWISTTAVRGDKGFPQNNRRIQLWNRLIKEMLRNKFPKVGFMDLFPLSNSTKAHRDNVHLKPALYKLLARFFT; the protein is encoded by the coding sequence ATGGATAAAGGCCAGTATGTTAAACTAACAGTTGCCATTATCATAACAGGGATGTGTTTCATGATGTATTGTGGAGTATTCAATAATATAATTGAATTAAAATGGAACGTTAACACCACATTGATTACATTGAAGTTGAACACACAATTGGTTGAAATGAAGTTGAATACAGAACCGTTCCATTCGTGCACTGGCCTTAATtgtacaaacttttttaaatcctatttttggaagaaaaactATAAATCAGTGGTTTTTCTAGGTGATTCATGCATGTATCGGTTGTTTTTGGCTATATTGGGGAAAAAAAGACCATGCAAAGTTCAAAAACAGGCTGGTCGATGTAACCTCATCTCGTATTTGGGTCAACAAAGACGTTCTAACTGGACCAAACCATCTAGTGCAGAAGGACCTGTTGGGTATGGATTAACACACCCATTTTGTACAGATTGTTCTGGATGTAACAGTGCACTCTTTCATTGtggagaaatcaaaattgaatataTCTCAGTGGAATATGCACGAGATGTTGAAATCCAGTCAACAATCGGGAATACTACGCAAGAAGCCGTTTCTCTGTACTTCAATTCAAACTTTACAAATGTATGCGTGGTTAATTCTGGTTTTCATGACATGGTTCTACCAGCCCTAACAGATCAACTTTATGTTAAGAACGTGCAATTCTATGTGCAACATCTGGTCCACACATGTCAGAATGTAATTTGGATTTCCACGACAGCAGTTAGAGGTGACAAAGGATTTCCTCAAAATAATCGCAGAATTCAACTGTGGAATAGATTAATTAAAGAAATGTTACGTAACAAGTTTCCAAAAGTAGGTTTTATGGATTTGTTTCCTCTTTCTAATTCCACTAAAGCGCATAGGGATAATGTTCACTTAAAACCAgctttgtataaattgttagcaAGATTTTTTACTTGA